The Bacteroidota bacterium genome includes a region encoding these proteins:
- a CDS encoding cysteine hydrolase family protein — MNAISSDTALLIVDVQQGMDDPRHGPRSTPNAVANMARLLAAWRESGWPVVHVKHNSTVPTSLLRPGLPSNALMPEVAPHQGEPLFEKTVNSAFIGTDLEGYLRARGLTTLVIVGLTTDHCISTTARMAENLGFATTVVADATAAFGKTSYDGRSFSAEEIHEVALANLHDEFATIRATDEVLVSIQ; from the coding sequence ATGAACGCGATTTCTTCGGACACAGCGCTCCTCATCGTAGACGTGCAGCAGGGGATGGACGACCCGAGGCATGGCCCGCGTAGCACCCCGAACGCCGTGGCGAACATGGCGCGGCTGCTCGCAGCGTGGCGAGAGTCGGGCTGGCCGGTCGTCCACGTCAAGCACAATTCTACGGTGCCGACCTCGCTACTGCGGCCCGGCTTGCCCAGCAACGCACTGATGCCGGAGGTCGCGCCTCACCAGGGCGAGCCCCTCTTTGAGAAGACGGTCAATAGCGCCTTCATCGGTACAGACCTCGAAGGCTATCTCCGCGCGCGCGGCCTCACAACGCTCGTGATCGTCGGTCTGACGACGGACCATTGCATCTCCACGACGGCGCGCATGGCCGAAAATTTGGGGTTCGCAACGACCGTGGTTGCCGACGCCACGGCGGCCTTTGGCAAGACCAGCTACGATGGGCGCTCGTTCAGCGCTGAGGAGATTCACGAGGTCGCTCTCGCCAACTTGCACGATGAGTTCGCCACGATCCGTGCGACGGACGAGGTGCTGGTCAGCATCCAGTAA
- a CDS encoding LacI family DNA-binding transcriptional regulator, giving the protein MSATIRDVAHRAGVSISTVSRVLNDTARVSHTKRKRVLEAAEALGYAPNPAARTLLGKQTSSLGVLLPFVSGEFFSELLHSLDTAAQEAGYFLLISTSHRLRDEFRAARMMLEKRVDGLIVMAPELRPREAQVLASASEPIVFINTDAEGLPFDTVNFDNYGGSYALTQHLLDLGHRDIGIIRGPSGAKDADQRLEGYRAALAEVGVTPRSDWIVTGEYTLEAGYAVARPLFATADRPTALLCANDYCAAGAIHAAHEAGLRVPEHLSVVGFDGLPSTLYTQPPLTTARVPIDEVGKIAVALLLDRIIDGPVGHDPVRRVVPVEVLLRASTAPPSKQLER; this is encoded by the coding sequence ATGAGTGCTACGATCCGAGACGTGGCGCATCGCGCAGGCGTCTCCATCTCGACGGTGTCGCGGGTGCTCAACGACACAGCCCGCGTCAGTCATACCAAACGCAAGCGCGTGCTGGAGGCAGCCGAGGCGCTGGGCTATGCGCCGAACCCGGCCGCCCGTACACTCCTTGGTAAGCAGACGAGCAGCCTCGGAGTGCTGCTCCCGTTCGTCAGCGGCGAGTTCTTCTCCGAATTGCTCCACAGCCTCGACACCGCCGCCCAGGAAGCGGGCTATTTCCTGCTCATCTCGACCTCGCACCGGCTCCGTGACGAGTTCCGCGCGGCGCGCATGATGCTCGAAAAGCGCGTCGACGGCCTCATCGTGATGGCCCCAGAACTGCGCCCACGGGAGGCACAGGTGCTCGCAAGCGCCAGCGAGCCGATCGTGTTCATCAACACCGACGCGGAAGGGCTGCCGTTCGACACGGTCAACTTCGATAACTACGGCGGGTCGTACGCGCTCACGCAGCACCTGCTGGACCTCGGTCACCGTGACATTGGCATCATCCGCGGGCCGTCCGGCGCCAAGGACGCCGATCAGCGCCTGGAGGGCTACCGAGCCGCGCTCGCAGAGGTAGGCGTCACGCCTCGCTCTGACTGGATAGTCACAGGCGAGTACACGCTCGAAGCGGGCTACGCAGTAGCACGGCCCCTCTTCGCGACCGCTGACCGACCGACGGCGCTGCTGTGTGCCAACGACTACTGCGCCGCGGGCGCCATCCATGCGGCGCACGAGGCAGGCTTACGCGTACCAGAGCACCTCTCCGTTGTCGGGTTCGATGGGCTCCCAAGCACGCTCTACACCCAACCGCCTCTGACCACCGCGCGAGTCCCCATCGACGAGGTGGGCAAGATCGCTGTGGCGTTGTTGCTCGACCGGATCATCGACGGGCCCGTCGGTCACGACCCCGTGCGCCGGGTCGTGCCGGTGGAGGTGCTCTTGCGCGCGTCGACAGCCCCGCCCTCCAAGCAACTTGAGAGATAA
- the hemB gene encoding porphobilinogen synthase, whose product MDAPLLHRPRRLRRSPALRRLVRETRLSVDDLVLPLFVEDGSGRRTPIEAMPGQFRYSVDTLAEEARAVADLGLSAVALFPALDESLKDRTGSEALNPDGLFPRAIRAVKDAAPDLLVVSDVALDPYSSDGHDGVVRGGVVQNDETLDLLAQMAVVQAEAGADIIAPSDMMDGRVGAIRAALDEAGFADVAILSYAAKYASSFYGPFRAALDSAPRELDDVPRDKATYQMDPANAREALREVALDLDEGADMVMVKPALAYLDVIHRVRELSDVPVAAYHVSGEYAMLHAAAERGWLDLRAAALEATTAIRRAGADLILTYFAKDLARWIYD is encoded by the coding sequence ATGGACGCCCCCCTGCTCCACCGCCCCCGTCGCCTCCGGCGCTCGCCCGCGCTCCGCCGCCTCGTCCGCGAGACCCGCCTCTCCGTAGACGACCTCGTCCTCCCCCTTTTTGTCGAGGACGGCTCGGGACGGCGTACACCGATCGAAGCCATGCCAGGGCAGTTTCGCTATTCGGTGGACACCCTCGCGGAGGAAGCTCGCGCCGTGGCTGACCTCGGCCTCTCTGCCGTCGCGCTATTCCCCGCACTCGACGAGTCGCTGAAGGACCGGACAGGCTCGGAGGCGCTCAACCCCGACGGCCTCTTTCCCCGTGCGATCCGTGCCGTCAAGGACGCGGCGCCTGACCTCCTCGTGGTGAGCGATGTCGCGCTCGACCCCTACTCGTCGGACGGGCACGACGGCGTCGTCCGAGGCGGCGTGGTGCAGAACGATGAGACGCTGGACCTGCTCGCTCAGATGGCGGTCGTCCAGGCCGAGGCCGGGGCCGACATCATCGCGCCGAGCGACATGATGGACGGGCGCGTCGGCGCGATCCGAGCGGCGCTGGACGAGGCCGGCTTCGCAGACGTGGCGATCCTCTCTTACGCGGCGAAGTACGCGAGCAGCTTCTACGGACCGTTTCGCGCCGCGCTCGACTCAGCACCCCGTGAGTTGGACGACGTGCCCCGCGACAAGGCAACTTACCAGATGGACCCTGCCAACGCCCGCGAGGCGCTCCGCGAGGTAGCCCTCGACCTGGACGAGGGGGCCGACATGGTGATGGTGAAACCCGCCCTCGCCTACCTCGACGTGATCCACCGCGTGCGCGAGCTCAGCGACGTGCCCGTGGCTGCCTACCACGTCTCGGGCGAGTACGCGATGCTGCACGCCGCCGCCGAACGCGGCTGGCTCGACCTCCGCGCCGCCGCCCTCGAAGCCACCACCGCCATCCGCCGCGCCGGCGCCGACCTCATCCTGACCTACTTCGCCAAAGACTTAGCTCGGTGGATATACGATTGA
- a CDS encoding carbohydrate kinase produces the protein MDRLVPTTVSSQRTPRQATEQPVTAPPSARALVVGEVLWDALPRGLFIGGAPFNVAAHLHTLGVDACFVSRVGDDRLGREVCRRVTQLGLAADLVQVDTGHETGFVEVDLDHDGIPSYTIVEPVAWDHIAWTDGLAAEADGASMVIFGSLAQRSPTTRATLERMLSATPTATAVFDINLRAPFVDRAVVERSLARADIVKLNDDELVLLQAWYGLPDGMDASAEGLMERFAVDTLCVTRGAEGALLWHEGERYAHPGYQANVVDTVGAGDSFLAMLLTQLLAGAPGAEALDWANRLGAYVAGQPGATPVYSRRDLFDLPAK, from the coding sequence ATGGACCGCCTCGTCCCAACGACTGTCTCGTCCCAACGAACGCCTCGTCAAGCCACCGAACAGCCCGTGACCGCTCCACCTTCTGCTCGGGCCCTCGTCGTCGGCGAAGTCTTGTGGGACGCGCTCCCACGAGGCCTCTTTATCGGCGGTGCCCCGTTCAATGTCGCAGCCCACCTCCATACGCTCGGGGTGGACGCCTGCTTCGTCAGCCGCGTCGGCGACGACCGCCTCGGCCGTGAAGTCTGCCGCCGGGTCACACAGCTGGGCCTCGCCGCCGATCTTGTCCAGGTCGATACAGGGCACGAGACGGGCTTTGTGGAGGTGGACCTGGACCATGATGGGATCCCGAGTTATACCATCGTGGAGCCGGTGGCATGGGACCACATCGCCTGGACCGACGGCCTCGCTGCCGAGGCTGATGGGGCGAGCATGGTCATCTTCGGGAGCCTGGCCCAGCGCAGCCCCACCACCCGTGCCACGCTGGAGCGCATGCTCAGCGCGACGCCCACCGCAACGGCCGTGTTTGACATCAACCTGCGTGCTCCGTTCGTTGACCGAGCCGTTGTTGAGCGCTCGCTCGCTCGCGCCGACATCGTGAAGCTCAACGATGACGAGCTGGTCCTGCTACAGGCGTGGTACGGTCTCCCTGACGGTATGGACGCATCAGCGGAGGGGTTGATGGAGCGGTTCGCCGTCGACACGCTTTGCGTGACGCGCGGCGCCGAGGGGGCGCTCCTGTGGCACGAAGGCGAGCGGTATGCGCATCCAGGTTATCAAGCCAATGTGGTGGACACCGTCGGCGCCGGCGACTCGTTTTTGGCGATGCTCTTGACCCAACTGCTGGCGGGCGCACCAGGCGCAGAGGCGTTAGACTGGGCAAATCGGCTGGGGGCGTACGTTGCCGGGCAGCCCGGCGCCACGCCTGTGTATTCTCGCCGTGATCTCTTCGATTTGCCAGCGAAATAG
- a CDS encoding serine/threonine-protein kinase codes for MPAQDHWAHVCALFEAALEQPAPQREAFLRATTGTNAALLAEVSALLDADARLDTEINGETGDGFLDTPVSRVAPMVADVVAEHENPEPETPAPVADADRSRTDSGDFPDETVLSLAPRPAAPGRRLGAWRLLRELGQGGMGTVWLAERADGAFEQRVAVKRVRASMFSEALRQRFVRERALLARLHHPHIAQLIDGGVTDDGVPFLVMEYVAGPPLLEFCAQRQLDIRARVRLFLDICEAVQYAHRHLVIHRDLKPSNILVAPDGGPGGTPLAKLLDFGIGKLQHEDPLAEALTLTGVRPFTPQYAAPEQIRNQGITTATDVYGLGVLLFEVLTGQRPFTAPTGSVHEIERAVLEDLPPSPSSVLRRHPEHAVGLPDAAKAARVVAGDLDAIVQKALAKSPERRYRSAEALGRDLMRYLEAKPVQARRGALGYRLSRNLWRHRRAVAAVGTIMALLAAGIIAVTTQVHRVSVERDKAVASAQFLSDLFGSEDPDMMASVGGQTGDELSARALLERAARRVETELADQPETRAAMQLTLGRVHHSLGLYDAGDALLRSALAIRQRRFGSTHDQVAEVELALGALLSDRSRYAEAERLHRRALSYFESHDGEDGPRTAEALYELGRTLTLHGNFGDAELLLRRALRLQEHDADLSPAVLGHTLAGLAHVLYRQGLLPESEHYYHQALDHYRPTLGLLHVRTATALNELGVVIKNQGRYADAEPHYRDALDAFRHIYGPAHPRRAYALANLGVLLKDRGLVENDPRHFEEAGPFLEEAHAMYRALYGDSHLRVGHSRAHIGMLALAQGRFTEAEVHFDAALGYHRAAQVPAAHTARAYPLTGLGEALTALGRPQQALPLLEEALAIRESATGQHWRIAEAEGALGAARLALGHTTEARQHLTASYLRIESGAGETARLRLSIRERLRELHAITGNDEVAAMLAR; via the coding sequence GTGCCTGCACAAGACCATTGGGCGCATGTCTGTGCGCTCTTCGAGGCGGCTCTTGAGCAGCCAGCCCCGCAGCGCGAGGCGTTTCTGCGCGCGACGACAGGTACCAACGCGGCGTTGCTGGCCGAAGTCTCTGCGCTCCTCGACGCCGATGCGCGCCTCGACACGGAGATCAATGGGGAGACGGGCGATGGGTTTCTCGACACGCCTGTGAGCCGCGTCGCTCCGATGGTAGCGGACGTGGTCGCCGAGCACGAGAACCCTGAGCCGGAGACACCTGCTCCGGTAGCGGACGCCGACAGGTCGCGCACCGACTCGGGCGACTTTCCGGACGAGACGGTGCTGTCGCTCGCGCCGCGCCCGGCCGCGCCCGGCCGGCGGCTTGGTGCTTGGCGACTGCTGCGCGAGCTCGGACAAGGGGGCATGGGGACCGTGTGGCTCGCCGAACGGGCCGACGGCGCCTTCGAGCAGCGGGTCGCCGTCAAGCGCGTCCGCGCGTCCATGTTCTCCGAAGCGCTGCGCCAGCGTTTCGTGCGGGAGCGCGCTCTGCTGGCCCGTCTTCATCATCCTCACATCGCGCAACTCATCGATGGCGGCGTCACCGACGATGGCGTGCCCTTCCTGGTCATGGAGTACGTGGCGGGTCCGCCGCTGCTGGAATTTTGCGCCCAGCGCCAACTTGACATCCGGGCGCGGGTGCGGCTCTTCTTAGATATCTGCGAGGCGGTTCAGTATGCGCACCGTCACCTCGTCATTCACCGTGACCTCAAGCCTTCCAACATCCTCGTGGCCCCGGATGGCGGGCCGGGCGGGACGCCGCTCGCCAAGCTGCTCGACTTCGGCATCGGCAAGCTGCAGCACGAGGACCCTCTCGCCGAGGCGCTCACCCTGACGGGGGTGCGGCCGTTCACGCCGCAGTATGCGGCGCCCGAGCAGATTCGCAACCAGGGCATCACTACCGCCACTGACGTCTATGGCCTCGGCGTGCTCCTGTTCGAAGTCTTGACGGGTCAGCGGCCGTTTACCGCCCCGACGGGATCGGTGCATGAGATCGAGCGCGCCGTGCTGGAAGACCTGCCACCCTCGCCGAGTTCGGTGCTCCGACGCCATCCCGAGCACGCCGTCGGGCTCCCCGATGCTGCCAAGGCCGCCCGCGTCGTAGCCGGCGACCTGGATGCGATTGTCCAGAAGGCCCTGGCGAAGTCCCCGGAGCGGCGCTACCGCTCGGCGGAGGCTCTTGGCCGTGACCTCATGCGCTACCTCGAAGCCAAGCCTGTCCAGGCGCGCCGCGGCGCCCTCGGCTACCGACTCAGCCGCAACCTCTGGCGGCATCGCCGGGCGGTCGCGGCCGTCGGCACCATCATGGCGCTCCTCGCCGCGGGGATCATCGCCGTGACCACGCAAGTCCACCGCGTCTCTGTGGAACGCGACAAGGCTGTGGCCTCTGCCCAGTTCTTGAGCGACCTGTTCGGCAGCGAGGACCCCGACATGATGGCGAGCGTGGGCGGCCAGACGGGCGACGAGTTGAGTGCCCGCGCGCTGCTCGAACGTGCAGCACGGCGCGTTGAGACGGAACTCGCCGATCAGCCCGAGACGCGGGCGGCGATGCAGCTCACGCTTGGGCGCGTCCACCACAGCCTCGGGCTCTACGACGCCGGCGACGCCCTTCTCCGCAGCGCGCTCGCCATTCGGCAACGACGCTTCGGCAGCACGCACGATCAAGTCGCCGAAGTCGAGCTCGCGCTCGGCGCTCTCCTATCGGACCGCAGTCGCTACGCTGAGGCTGAGCGTCTGCATCGACGTGCCCTTAGCTATTTCGAGAGCCACGACGGCGAGGACGGTCCGCGGACCGCTGAGGCGCTTTACGAACTGGGCCGCACCCTCACGCTGCATGGCAATTTCGGTGATGCGGAACTACTCCTCCGCCGCGCCCTCCGCCTTCAGGAACATGATGCGGACCTCTCCCCTGCCGTTCTCGGCCACACGCTGGCTGGTCTCGCCCACGTCCTCTACCGACAAGGCTTGCTCCCAGAGTCCGAGCACTACTATCACCAGGCCCTCGACCACTACCGCCCCACGCTCGGGCTGCTCCACGTCCGCACGGCCACTGCTCTTAATGAGTTGGGCGTCGTGATCAAAAACCAGGGGCGCTATGCGGATGCCGAACCCCACTACCGCGACGCCCTCGACGCCTTCCGGCACATCTACGGCCCGGCGCACCCCCGGCGTGCCTACGCGCTAGCCAATCTCGGCGTCTTGCTGAAGGACCGCGGGCTCGTGGAGAACGACCCCCGCCACTTTGAGGAGGCAGGACCTTTCCTGGAAGAGGCGCACGCGATGTACCGTGCGCTCTACGGCGACTCGCACCTCCGCGTCGGCCATTCGCGCGCGCACATCGGCATGCTGGCCCTTGCGCAGGGGCGCTTCACGGAAGCCGAGGTGCACTTCGATGCGGCGCTGGGCTACCACCGGGCTGCGCAGGTCCCGGCCGCACACACGGCGCGCGCGTATCCGCTGACAGGTTTAGGTGAGGCCCTCACTGCACTCGGCCGTCCCCAGCAAGCCCTCCCGCTCCTCGAAGAAGCCCTCGCCATCCGTGAGTCGGCGACGGGGCAGCATTGGCGCATTGCCGAGGCCGAAGGCGCACTCGGTGCTGCCCGACTGGCTCTCGGGCATACCACGGAGGCCAGGCAGCATCTCACGGCCAGCTACTTGCGCATCGAGAGCGGGGCGGGCGAAACGGCACGCCTGCGCCTCTCCATCCGCGAACGGCTGCGCGAGTTGCATGCGATCACGGGCAACGACGAGGTTGCCGCGATGCTCGCACGGTAG
- a CDS encoding multifunctional oxoglutarate decarboxylase/oxoglutarate dehydrogenase thiamine pyrophosphate-binding subunit/dihydrolipoyllysine-residue succinyltransferase subunit — MSNFGFNSGYVDDIYAQYLEDPNSVSESWREFFADYDPSPTFIGANPDRIAATTAPPATTPPATSQPASTPSGDGATKEAAPARTQIEVPVPEGAEVTKLRGVPAKIVENMEASLSIPTATSVRSIPVKLMAENRRLINRFQRSVGGDKVSYTHLIAYAIILAMKQVPSMKATFRQNGAPERIDPPHVNFGLAIDIERRGKRQLLVPNVHAAESMSFAQFLGAYNDIVRRARGNGLELKDFQYTTATLTNPGMIGTVMSVPRLMPGQGVIVAAGAIGYPPEYSALPKTELSRLGISETMTLTSTYDHRVIQGAESGEFLNYIAQLLQGQHNFYEAVFRSLGISTPPFKPAQDSTPYLVGSRERDEIDFIKKQAAVLQLIRAYRSRGHLLATTNPIGADGQGGGYHPEIDPAEYGLTIWDLDRHFITGELGTAGGNLGGETRLPLRDILDILWETYTRNVGVEFMHISTPAEKRWLIERIEPERFQSEMPVETKRRILEKLNQAEALESFIHTKYIGQKRFSLEGGESLIPILDMLLSDAADQEAGEVVIGMAHRGRLNVLANILDKPYSAIFDGFEGTVKPDTVQGSGDVKYHLGAESTHTSPSGETVTVALAPNPSHLEAVNPVVEGMVRAKQQLIVGDRNPVEVRDRVIPILIHGDAAFAGQGVVAETLNLSQLDGYATGGTVHVVVNNQIGFTTVPVHARSSVYATDIARMIQAPIFHVNGDDPEACVRVARLALDYRQVFNKDVVIDMICYRKFGHNEGDEPKFTQPLMYQRIDGHRSVRKLYLEQLLKRGEMKPEEAESILDSFRGILDSAFEETKETAELLKDAEPASAPVPSAFTADFETKVSRDVLDRITQALVSWPDDFEVHRKLARLLERRPQSFADGRIEWAFAEALAFGSLLLDGHRVRLSGQDSGRGTFSQRHAILYDQTTGGHYIPLNHIPDSSGEDADQLPLQVYDSLLSEYAVLGFEYGYTVADDQALVCWEAQFGDFANGAQIMIDQFVASAEAKWGTQSSLVMLLPHGFEGQGPEHSSARLERFLQLCADENLIVGNFTTPANYFHALRRQIMLPEANGGIRKPMVLMTPKSLLRHPRAVSEASDLTDGRFHTVYPAANDDPQAASRLVFCSGKVYYDLLAAQEKMDNPASVGLIRVEQLYPFPEAEVRAELERFGHVTDVVWCQEEPQNMGAWSFVQPHLDGLLMERHGDCCVRPQYVGRPAAASPATGSSKVHAAEQDRLVSEALGQ; from the coding sequence GTGAGCAACTTCGGCTTCAACAGCGGCTACGTCGACGACATCTACGCCCAGTATCTCGAAGACCCCAACTCCGTCTCCGAGTCCTGGCGCGAGTTCTTCGCGGACTACGACCCTAGCCCCACCTTCATCGGAGCCAATCCGGACAGGATCGCCGCGACTACGGCCCCGCCGGCCACGACACCGCCTGCAACGTCCCAGCCAGCCTCGACGCCGTCCGGTGACGGAGCGACGAAGGAAGCCGCCCCGGCGCGGACTCAGATCGAGGTCCCCGTGCCCGAAGGCGCGGAGGTGACGAAGCTGCGGGGCGTGCCCGCCAAGATCGTTGAGAACATGGAGGCGTCGCTCTCCATCCCGACGGCGACGAGCGTGCGCTCGATCCCGGTCAAGCTCATGGCCGAGAACCGGCGGCTCATCAACCGCTTCCAGCGCAGCGTCGGCGGGGACAAGGTGTCGTACACGCACCTCATCGCCTACGCAATCATCCTGGCGATGAAGCAGGTGCCGTCGATGAAGGCAACGTTCCGCCAAAACGGCGCGCCCGAACGCATCGACCCGCCGCACGTCAACTTTGGCCTCGCCATCGATATCGAGCGTCGTGGGAAGCGGCAACTGCTCGTTCCGAACGTGCACGCCGCCGAGTCGATGAGCTTCGCGCAGTTCCTCGGGGCGTACAACGACATCGTACGCCGCGCGCGCGGCAACGGCCTGGAACTGAAAGACTTCCAATACACGACCGCTACGCTTACCAACCCCGGCATGATCGGGACGGTGATGAGCGTCCCGCGCCTGATGCCAGGCCAGGGCGTGATCGTTGCGGCAGGCGCCATCGGCTACCCACCGGAGTACAGCGCGCTGCCCAAGACGGAGTTGTCCCGCCTCGGTATCTCCGAGACGATGACGCTCACCTCGACCTACGACCACCGCGTCATCCAGGGCGCAGAGTCGGGCGAGTTCCTCAATTACATCGCGCAGTTGCTGCAAGGCCAGCACAACTTCTACGAGGCCGTCTTCCGCTCGCTCGGCATCTCGACGCCGCCGTTCAAGCCCGCGCAGGACTCGACGCCCTACCTCGTCGGCTCGCGGGAGCGCGACGAGATCGACTTCATCAAGAAGCAGGCGGCGGTGCTGCAACTCATCCGCGCCTACCGCTCGCGCGGCCACCTACTCGCCACGACCAACCCCATTGGGGCTGACGGGCAGGGCGGCGGCTACCACCCTGAGATCGACCCGGCCGAGTATGGCCTGACGATCTGGGACCTCGACCGCCACTTCATCACCGGCGAGCTCGGCACCGCAGGCGGCAACCTCGGCGGCGAGACGCGCCTGCCGCTGCGCGACATCCTCGACATCCTGTGGGAGACCTACACCCGCAACGTCGGCGTCGAGTTCATGCACATCTCGACGCCCGCCGAGAAGCGCTGGCTCATCGAGCGCATCGAACCCGAGCGTTTTCAGTCGGAGATGCCCGTTGAGACCAAGCGGCGGATCCTGGAGAAGCTCAACCAGGCCGAGGCGCTGGAGAGCTTCATCCACACGAAGTACATCGGCCAGAAGCGCTTCAGCCTCGAAGGCGGCGAGTCGCTCATCCCGATCCTCGACATGCTCCTCTCCGACGCCGCCGACCAGGAGGCCGGCGAGGTCGTGATCGGCATGGCGCACCGCGGGCGCCTCAACGTGCTCGCGAACATCCTCGACAAGCCCTACAGCGCCATTTTCGACGGCTTCGAAGGCACCGTGAAGCCCGACACCGTGCAGGGCTCGGGCGACGTGAAGTACCACCTCGGCGCGGAGAGCACGCACACCTCGCCCAGCGGCGAGACGGTTACGGTGGCGCTTGCGCCCAACCCGAGCCACCTCGAAGCGGTCAACCCCGTCGTGGAAGGCATGGTGCGCGCGAAACAGCAGCTGATCGTGGGCGATCGCAACCCCGTGGAGGTGCGCGACCGCGTTATCCCGATCCTGATCCACGGCGACGCGGCCTTCGCCGGGCAGGGCGTCGTGGCGGAGACGCTCAACCTCTCGCAACTCGACGGCTATGCGACCGGCGGCACGGTGCACGTCGTCGTCAACAACCAGATCGGCTTCACGACGGTGCCGGTGCACGCGCGCTCGTCGGTCTACGCGACGGACATCGCTCGGATGATCCAGGCTCCGATCTTCCACGTCAACGGCGACGACCCCGAGGCCTGCGTCCGCGTGGCGCGCCTCGCGCTGGACTACCGGCAGGTGTTCAACAAGGACGTCGTTATCGACATGATCTGCTACCGCAAGTTCGGGCACAACGAAGGCGACGAGCCCAAATTCACGCAGCCGCTGATGTATCAGCGCATCGACGGCCACCGCTCGGTGCGGAAGCTCTACCTGGAGCAGCTCCTCAAGCGCGGCGAGATGAAACCCGAGGAGGCCGAGTCCATCCTCGACAGCTTCCGGGGCATCCTCGACTCAGCGTTCGAGGAGACGAAGGAGACGGCCGAGCTCCTCAAGGATGCCGAGCCCGCCAGCGCGCCCGTCCCGAGCGCCTTCACCGCCGATTTCGAGACGAAGGTGTCGCGCGACGTGCTCGACCGCATCACGCAAGCCCTCGTCTCCTGGCCCGACGACTTCGAGGTCCACCGCAAGCTCGCCCGCCTGCTCGAACGCCGCCCGCAGTCCTTCGCCGACGGCAGAATCGAGTGGGCGTTCGCCGAGGCGCTCGCGTTCGGTTCGCTGCTGCTCGACGGACACCGCGTCCGTCTCTCTGGGCAGGACTCGGGGCGCGGCACGTTCAGCCAGCGCCACGCCATCCTCTACGACCAGACGACCGGCGGGCACTACATCCCGCTCAACCACATCCCTGATTCTTCGGGCGAGGACGCCGACCAACTCCCGCTGCAGGTCTACGACTCGCTTCTGAGCGAGTACGCCGTGCTCGGCTTCGAGTATGGCTACACTGTCGCAGACGACCAGGCGCTCGTGTGCTGGGAGGCGCAGTTCGGCGACTTCGCCAACGGCGCGCAGATCATGATCGACCAGTTTGTCGCGTCCGCTGAGGCGAAGTGGGGGACGCAGAGCAGCCTCGTGATGCTGCTGCCGCACGGCTTCGAGGGCCAAGGCCCCGAGCACTCCTCGGCCCGCCTGGAGCGCTTCCTCCAACTCTGCGCAGACGAGAACCTAATTGTCGGCAACTTCACGACACCGGCGAACTACTTCCACGCGCTGCGCCGCCAGATCATGCTGCCCGAGGCCAACGGCGGCATCCGCAAGCCGATGGTGCTCATGACGCCGAAGAGCCTGCTGCGCCACCCGCGCGCTGTCTCGGAGGCTAGTGACCTCACCGATGGGCGCTTCCACACGGTCTACCCCGCCGCCAACGACGACCCGCAGGCGGCCTCGCGCCTCGTCTTCTGCTCGGGCAAGGTCTACTACGACCTCCTCGCCGCACAAGAGAAGATGGACAACCCGGCGTCGGTCGGCCTCATCCGCGTGGAGCAACTCTACCCGTTCCCCGAGGCCGAGGTGCGCGCCGAGCTAGAGCGCTTCGGGCACGTCACCGACGTGGTGTGGTGCCAGGAGGAGCCGCAGAACATGGGCGCGTGGTCGTTCGTGCAGCCGCACCTCGACGGCCTGCTCATGGAGCGCCATGGTGACTGCTGCGTCCGCCCGCAATATGTCGGGCGCCCCGCCGCCGCCAGCCCCGCCACCGGTAGCTCGAAGGTGCACGCCGCCGAGCAGGACCGGCTAGTCAGCGAGGCGCTGGGCCAATAG
- a CDS encoding thioredoxin family protein, with amino-acid sequence MALTYSEMIDLGTMAPAFDLPIANPDVDDLNGSTRSVEDYDAAEALVVVFICNHCPYVHAIEERLIALAKDYAPKQVQVVAISSNDVAAYPADSFENMTARAAVKRYPFPYLYDESQEVARAYSAVCTPDLYVFDADRALAYRGRLDDGRPSKPAVTQHDLRNALDELLETGTVTAEQIPSMGCSIKWK; translated from the coding sequence ATGGCCCTCACCTATTCCGAAATGATCGACCTGGGCACGATGGCCCCAGCGTTCGACCTGCCCATCGCCAACCCCGACGTTGATGACCTCAACGGCTCCACGCGCAGCGTCGAAGACTATGACGCGGCCGAAGCGCTCGTCGTCGTGTTCATCTGCAACCACTGCCCGTACGTCCACGCCATCGAGGAGCGGCTGATCGCGCTGGCGAAGGACTACGCGCCGAAGCAGGTCCAGGTCGTCGCTATCAGCAGCAACGACGTGGCCGCGTACCCGGCCGACTCGTTCGAGAACATGACTGCACGCGCTGCGGTGAAGCGCTATCCGTTCCCCTACCTCTACGACGAGAGCCAGGAGGTTGCCCGCGCCTACAGCGCCGTCTGCACGCCGGACCTCTACGTCTTCGACGCGGACCGTGCGCTCGCCTACCGAGGCCGCCTCGACGACGGACGACCCAGCAAGCCCGCAGTCACTCAGCACGACCTCCGCAATGCGCTTGATGAGTTGCTGGAAACGGGCACCGTCACGGCCGAGCAAATCCCGTCGATGGGGTGCAGCATCAAGTGGAAGTAA